In one window of Branchiostoma floridae strain S238N-H82 chromosome 14, Bfl_VNyyK, whole genome shotgun sequence DNA:
- the LOC118429855 gene encoding actin, muscle-like, with protein sequence MSDEEEEATPLVCDNGSGLVKAGFAGDDAPRAVFPSIVGRPRHQGVMVGMGQKDAYVGDEAQSKRGILTLKYPVEHGIVTNWDDMEKVWHHTFYNELRIAPEENPCLLTEAPLNPKANREKMTHVSHMLGYVALDFEQEMLTAATSTSLEKSYELPDGQVITIGNERFRCAEALFQPSFLGMESAGVHETVYNSIMKCDIDVRKDLYANNVLSGGTTMFPGIGDRMQKEMVALAPSTMKIKIIAPPERKYSCWIGGSILASLSTFASMWIKKSEYDEAGPAIVHRKCF encoded by the exons ATGTCTGACGAAGAGGAGGAAGCTACTCCCCTGGTCTGCGACAATGGCTCCGGACTGGTCAAGGCTGGCTTCGccggcgacgacgcccccaggGCTGTCTTCCCATCCATCGTCGGCCGCCCAAGGCATCAGGGCGTGATGGTCGGTATGGGTCAGAAGGACGCCTACGTGGGTGACGAGGCTCAGAGCAAGAGGGGTATCCTGACCCTGAAGTACCCAGTCGAGCACGGCATCGTCACCAACTGGGACGATATGGAGAAGGTCTGGCACCACACCTTCTACAACGAGCTGCGTATCGCCCCCGAGGAGAACCCCTGCCTGCTGACAGAGGCTCCCCTGAACCCCAAGGCCAACAGGGAAAAGATGACCCATGTCAGTCAT ATGCTGGGCTACGTCGCCCTGGACTTCGAGCAGGAGATGTTGACGGCAGCTACCTCCACCTCTCTGGAGAAGAGCTACGAGCTGCCTGATGGACAGGTCATCACCATCGGCAACGAGAGGTTCCGCTGCGCTGAGGCTCTCTTCCAGCCTTCCTTCCTGG GTATGGAGTCTGCTGGTGTTCATGAGACTGTCTACAACAGCATCATGAAGTGCGACATCGACGTCCGTAAGGACCTGTACGCCAACAACGTCCTGTCCGGTGGCACCACCATGTTCCCTGGCATCGGTGACCGTATGCAGAAGGAGATGGTGGCCCTTGCCCCCAGCACCATGAAGATCAAGATCATCGCTCCCCCAGAGAGGAAGTACTCCTGCTGGATCGGTGGCTCCATCTTGGCTTCCCTGTCCACCTTCGCATCCATGTGGATCAAGAAGTCCGAGTACGACGAGGCTGGCCCCGCCATTGTCCACCGCAAGTGCTTCTAA